From a region of the Stenotrophomonas sp. BIO128-Bstrain genome:
- a CDS encoding thioredoxin family protein: MRMKAAAMSMIAAGLLAACSPSSAPTAAPAQPLDTSEQKTPVADPGAPVASGNTPAAADIAAIAALNAQFDPARDPVADLATAKVEAQRGGKRIILDVGGEWCPWCHLMDGFIEGDAEIRSFRDANYVWMKVNYSEENENAAFLSQFPAVKGYPHLFVLDADGTLLHSQFTGELEADKGQKKGYDRGRFFAFMKQWAPPKAS; this comes from the coding sequence ATGCGCATGAAAGCAGCGGCAATGTCGATGATCGCGGCCGGCCTGCTGGCCGCCTGTTCACCGTCGTCGGCGCCCACCGCTGCGCCTGCGCAGCCGCTGGACACCTCCGAGCAGAAAACCCCGGTCGCCGATCCCGGCGCACCGGTGGCCTCGGGCAACACCCCGGCCGCGGCGGACATCGCCGCGATCGCGGCGCTCAACGCCCAGTTCGATCCTGCGCGTGATCCGGTCGCCGATCTGGCCACGGCCAAAGTCGAGGCCCAGCGCGGTGGCAAGCGGATCATCCTGGATGTGGGCGGCGAGTGGTGCCCGTGGTGCCATCTGATGGACGGGTTCATCGAAGGCGATGCGGAGATCCGCAGCTTCCGCGATGCCAACTACGTCTGGATGAAGGTCAACTACAGCGAAGAAAACGAGAACGCGGCGTTCCTGTCGCAGTTCCCGGCAGTGAAGGGCTACCCGCACCTGTTCGTGCTCGACGCCGACGGCACGCTGCTGCACTCGCAGTTCACCGGCGAGCTGGAAGCGGACAAGGGGCAGAAAAAGGGCTACGACCGTGGCCGCTTCTTCGCCTTCATGAAGCAATGGGCGCCACCGAAGGCGTCGTGA